One genomic region from Candidatus Endomicrobiellum trichonymphae encodes:
- a CDS encoding DNA methyltransferase: MKLEQYKVYNKSCYGLQEIENNSIDALITDPPYGISYQNNYWDKDLPDKEIWKNSFNVLKDGSFGLIFSSIRLMHRLMANLEDSGFLIKDVLFWSYLNGMPKSRDIALDIDKELNVESKIVGIYNYVQGYKKNGANNYYATNLKYKKEPKFELGDKYKGCGLALKPSYEPIILIQKPISKNLTVAQNVMQTAKKK; the protein is encoded by the coding sequence ATTGCAAGAAATAGAAAATAATTCTATTGACGCCCTGATAACAGATCCTCCTTATGGAATATCTTATCAAAATAATTATTGGGATAAAGATTTGCCTGATAAAGAAATATGGAAAAATTCTTTTAATGTATTAAAAGACGGAAGTTTTGGTTTAATATTTTCTTCAATAAGATTGATGCATCGTCTTATGGCTAATTTAGAGGATAGCGGTTTTCTAATCAAGGATGTTCTTTTTTGGTCATATTTAAACGGAATGCCCAAAAGTCGAGATATTGCGTTGGATATTGATAAAGAGTTAAACGTAGAAAGCAAGATTGTAGGTATATATAACTATGTACAGGGCTATAAAAAAAACGGCGCAAATAATTATTATGCTACCAATTTAAAATATAAAAAAGAACCAAAATTTGAATTAGGGGACAAATATAAAGGATGTGGACTGGCTTTAAAACCGTCTTATGAACCAATAATCTTAATTCAAAAACCGATAAGCAAAAATTTAACAGTAGCACAAAACGTTATGCAGACGGCGAAAAAAAAGTAG
- the accD gene encoding acetyl-CoA carboxylase, carboxyltransferase subunit beta: protein MKMTIDNISEKKGVPEGIWTKCKKCDYILLQKDFEENLMVCPKCGYCTRLNARKRIEFTVDKGSFKEMDEAIQPVNFLCFPGYSDKIKKSEMSDAVVTGEAKINGYSVVIAVMDFEFMGGSMGSVVGEKIVRAIEKALKKKRHIIIISASGGARMQEGTISLMQMGKTSAALAKLADNRLAFISILTDPTTGGVAASYAMLGDINIAEPKALIGFAGPRVIEQTIRQQLSEEFQRSEFLEKHGMVDIVVERKNIRDVLTKALTFFYNR from the coding sequence ATGAAAATGACAATTGATAATATATCTGAAAAAAAAGGGGTTCCTGAAGGCATTTGGACGAAATGCAAAAAATGCGATTATATTCTTCTGCAAAAAGACTTTGAAGAAAATCTTATGGTATGCCCTAAATGTGGATATTGTACAAGACTCAACGCGCGAAAAAGAATTGAGTTTACTGTGGACAAAGGAAGTTTTAAAGAAATGGATGAAGCTATTCAGCCCGTAAATTTTTTGTGTTTTCCGGGCTATTCTGATAAAATAAAAAAATCTGAGATGAGCGACGCCGTTGTTACGGGTGAGGCAAAAATCAACGGATACAGCGTTGTAATTGCAGTTATGGATTTTGAATTTATGGGTGGCAGTATGGGTTCTGTCGTAGGCGAAAAAATAGTAAGAGCAATAGAAAAAGCCTTGAAAAAAAAACGACATATAATCATCATTTCCGCTTCAGGCGGAGCAAGAATGCAGGAAGGGACAATATCTCTTATGCAGATGGGCAAAACAAGTGCCGCTCTTGCAAAGCTCGCCGATAACAGACTTGCATTCATTTCAATTCTAACAGACCCTACAACCGGCGGTGTTGCCGCAAGTTATGCAATGCTTGGAGATATAAATATTGCAGAGCCTAAAGCTTTAATAGGTTTTGCGGGACCCAGAGTTATTGAACAGACCATAAGACAGCAACTTTCGGAAGAATTTCAACGCTCCGAATTTCTAGAGAAACACGGAATGGTTGACATTGTTGTAGAAAGGAAAAATATAAGAGACGTTTTGACTAAAGCGTTGACGTTTTTTTACAATAGGTAA
- a CDS encoding bifunctional folylpolyglutamate synthase/dihydrofolate synthase → MFFKILKEYEGMTPGLSRIKKFFKSIDNPQNKLKAVHIAGTNGKGSTAAFISEILKAGGYKTALYSSPHLIDITERIKIDGENIPSKIFNGLSKKYLERAVKYKLSYFEYLTALAFIYFAEQKTDIAVIETGLGGRFDATNVIKKPLICAITSIAKEHQEILGAETEKIAFEKAGIIKGAAYVVCGKLPKRAITVIKNKSNPYYLYGKDLKVANNKSSRSRQKFDYTSKNAELKNIEIGLLGRHQAVNASIAIFAAGLLNKKGYYLSEAHIRTGLKNAVWQGRFDIRKIHSNNKNFELIIDGAHNIQGLNAFFETFEQLGFSKKKRIFIFTVMKEKKYKYMVKKTASFAKKVILPRINNDRALNPEVLKKEFSKYIAQNKICTADSVKNACAMISDNETSVAVGSLYLVGEILKYINETME, encoded by the coding sequence ATGTTTTTTAAAATTTTAAAAGAATATGAGGGAATGACACCGGGTCTTTCAAGGATAAAAAAATTTTTCAAAAGCATAGATAATCCTCAGAATAAATTAAAAGCAGTCCATATAGCAGGCACTAACGGAAAAGGGTCAACAGCAGCTTTCATATCTGAAATTTTAAAAGCAGGCGGATATAAAACGGCTTTGTACTCTTCTCCTCATTTAATTGATATTACCGAAAGAATTAAAATTGACGGGGAAAATATACCGTCAAAAATCTTTAATGGTTTATCAAAAAAATACTTAGAAAGGGCGGTAAAATATAAACTTTCATATTTTGAATATTTGACTGCATTAGCTTTTATATATTTTGCAGAGCAGAAAACCGATATTGCCGTAATCGAAACAGGACTTGGCGGACGGTTTGATGCAACAAATGTTATAAAAAAACCTTTAATTTGTGCCATAACGTCGATTGCAAAAGAACATCAGGAAATACTTGGAGCAGAGACTGAAAAGATAGCTTTTGAAAAAGCCGGGATAATAAAGGGCGCCGCTTATGTTGTCTGCGGAAAACTGCCTAAAAGAGCAATAACCGTAATAAAAAACAAATCAAATCCATACTACCTATACGGAAAAGATCTTAAAGTTGCAAACAATAAAAGCAGTAGAAGCAGGCAAAAATTTGATTATACAAGCAAAAATGCAGAACTGAAAAATATTGAAATAGGGCTTTTAGGCAGACATCAGGCTGTAAATGCTTCAATTGCTATTTTTGCTGCAGGGCTTTTAAATAAAAAAGGATATTATTTAAGCGAAGCACATATAAGAACAGGTTTAAAAAACGCAGTCTGGCAGGGCAGGTTTGACATAAGAAAAATCCATAGTAATAATAAAAATTTTGAATTAATTATAGACGGTGCGCATAATATTCAGGGGTTAAATGCATTTTTTGAAACATTTGAGCAACTTGGTTTTTCAAAAAAAAAGAGAATTTTCATTTTTACCGTAATGAAAGAAAAAAAATATAAATATATGGTAAAAAAGACAGCCTCTTTTGCCAAAAAAGTAATATTGCCGCGGATAAATAATGATAGAGCTTTAAATCCTGAAGTTTTAAAAAAAGAATTTTCAAAGTATATTGCACAAAATAAAATATGTACGGCAGACTCTGTAAAAAACGCTTGTGCTATGATAAGCGACAACGAAACATCGGTAGCAGTAGGTTCTCTTTATCTTGTAGGAGAAATTTTAAAATATATAAATGAGACAATGGAATAA
- a CDS encoding LPS-assembly protein LptD, with amino-acid sequence MGWEGKKVFADYVEFEKKTIKAHGNVRVEESENTIYADNVAYNYDEKNGSIEETFGNHHSSNVFIRAKSMEIKNKDTYAINGIKLSKCDLDNPHIHIRAKHGKLILNKRLIIYNAVFYIEKIPIFYLPVFTKSLKSDKSFGSDLKFEINPKFTDKKSIYLNMLISCALSESLKAKVSADFFNKSGNSQEIKIDYKEKDASGSISVNEPQNLLKADYFRRIDSIWNVRSKVWITKDKGIDNYRHEHNKWDIWDSFLSLKNFYPYSYSYVTTTRHGNDTNLNISVEHKAYNDSANEHKVSYTLLPKIELTSHYRNIFMGIMRKFSFMYQNVYRRYQYKQVYYSDDYETYDKSFYQSKSRLNYKLLRAFKVGNPLTLVPALKIVLKPSSTGDFGQKEYRGLFTKYSGSLNTRFRVNDWMDWNIKYSLRARTKKNSLCVETLSGGNGIEKNSVSFNNDMYLGKQTMVQNSFSYNLQRKNNRLSPLITEVTYMLNDYTTVFAKQTQVLYPLRLGSLNLDLAVGQLDKAYLNFGAFYQEYQFDKIQMDDKDYLKHITLSQRYDKSGFYKTREINNTLGFGLCLTPKWRMDYNIKATIPLNISRIAIGEQKLKIYRDLHCYIFSIALKHSIKDNKSEIFFKFTPKSKASSNKEKKAAWWSSKEE; translated from the coding sequence TTGGGATGGGAAGGAAAAAAAGTATTTGCAGATTATGTTGAATTTGAAAAAAAGACTATAAAAGCCCACGGCAACGTCAGGGTTGAAGAGTCAGAAAATACAATTTATGCAGACAATGTTGCATATAATTATGATGAGAAAAACGGAAGTATAGAAGAAACTTTCGGGAATCATCATTCTTCTAATGTGTTTATTCGTGCAAAATCTATGGAAATAAAGAATAAAGATACGTACGCAATAAACGGCATCAAACTTTCAAAGTGCGATTTGGACAATCCCCACATTCATATCAGGGCAAAGCATGGAAAACTTATATTAAATAAAAGATTGATCATTTACAACGCTGTCTTTTATATCGAAAAAATTCCCATATTCTATCTGCCTGTATTTACAAAATCTTTAAAAAGCGACAAATCTTTTGGATCAGACTTAAAATTTGAAATCAATCCGAAATTTACAGATAAGAAAAGTATATATTTAAATATGCTGATCTCATGCGCGTTAAGCGAGTCTTTAAAAGCAAAAGTTTCAGCTGACTTTTTTAACAAATCAGGAAATTCTCAGGAAATAAAAATTGATTATAAAGAAAAAGATGCAAGCGGAAGCATCTCTGTTAATGAACCCCAAAATTTACTAAAGGCCGATTACTTCCGCAGGATAGACAGTATATGGAACGTACGATCTAAAGTATGGATTACAAAGGATAAAGGTATTGACAACTATCGACATGAACATAATAAATGGGATATTTGGGATTCATTTCTGTCGCTTAAAAACTTTTATCCTTATTCTTATTCTTATGTTACTACAACAAGACATGGAAATGATACAAATTTAAATATCAGCGTCGAGCATAAAGCCTATAACGATAGCGCTAACGAACATAAAGTGTCGTATACATTACTTCCAAAGATAGAATTAACATCTCATTACAGAAATATTTTCATGGGGATAATGCGCAAGTTCTCTTTTATGTACCAAAACGTTTATAGGCGATATCAATATAAACAAGTTTATTATTCTGACGATTATGAAACTTATGATAAATCTTTTTATCAAAGCAAAAGTCGTTTAAATTACAAACTGCTGAGAGCTTTTAAAGTCGGCAATCCGCTTACATTAGTTCCCGCTCTAAAAATTGTGTTAAAACCGTCCAGCACAGGCGATTTCGGGCAAAAAGAATATAGAGGGCTTTTTACAAAATATTCAGGTTCCTTAAATACAAGATTTAGAGTTAATGATTGGATGGACTGGAATATCAAGTATTCCTTAAGAGCAAGAACGAAAAAAAATTCTTTATGCGTGGAAACTTTAAGCGGCGGCAACGGCATTGAAAAAAATTCTGTCTCTTTCAACAACGATATGTATTTAGGAAAACAAACTATGGTTCAAAACTCTTTTTCTTACAATTTACAACGTAAAAACAACAGACTGTCGCCGCTTATCACCGAAGTAACATACATGTTAAACGATTATACGACCGTATTCGCAAAACAAACGCAGGTTTTATATCCACTTAGACTTGGCTCTCTGAATCTGGATTTAGCAGTCGGACAGCTGGATAAAGCCTACTTAAATTTCGGCGCTTTTTACCAAGAGTATCAGTTTGACAAAATACAGATGGATGATAAAGACTACTTAAAACATATTACTCTTTCTCAAAGATATGATAAATCTGGGTTTTACAAAACCCGCGAAATCAATAATACTTTAGGATTTGGATTATGCCTTACTCCTAAATGGAGAATGGATTACAACATAAAAGCAACGATTCCTCTTAATATATCACGCATCGCAATAGGTGAACAGAAACTCAAGATTTACAGAGATTTACACTGCTATATTTTCAGCATAGCTTTGAAACACTCCATAAAAGACAATAAGTCAGAAATATTTTTTAAATTTACTCCGAAATCAA